In Geobacillus kaustophilus, a genomic segment contains:
- the rlmD gene encoding 23S rRNA (uracil(1939)-C(5))-methyltransferase RlmD, with protein MGGVTKHSFVAEVHQLDKKGIGQTVVWHEEDGKRKKLKLAIPSTLPGEKVRVAIDEPKRRRAIARLEEVMEPHPERLEPRCPHFDRCGGCVWQHWHYAGQLRHKTEHVKTLLKEHGFDPVVVRDTIGMEHPWHYRNKMEFTFSPEGLLGLHEQGNFRQIISLETCLIAGKNIVEAAMEVASWVRDHRLPGYHKDTHEGLLRHLMVRESFATGEVMVALFATEAPEGELKEAAADLTERITKALPQVKSLLWLENRAWADRTQAEQTHVLAGRDFIYDELCGFRYRLWFDTFFQTNPVQAEKLVELALEMGEPKPDEKMIDLFCGVGTFSLPFAKRVKALAGIEIVETSIESAKRNAKDNGIDNAYFLARDARRGIDEVLEQFGRPELLLLDPPRSGAGGKVMRKIGRARPERVVYVSCNPEMFAADITELVPFGYTLKTVQPVDLFPHTAHVECCALLVRGA; from the coding sequence TTGGGTGGCGTGACGAAACATTCGTTTGTGGCAGAAGTTCATCAGTTGGATAAAAAAGGAATTGGACAAACCGTCGTTTGGCATGAAGAGGACGGAAAGAGAAAGAAGCTCAAACTCGCCATTCCCTCTACCCTCCCGGGTGAGAAAGTGCGGGTCGCGATCGACGAGCCGAAACGGCGCCGGGCGATCGCCCGCTTAGAAGAAGTGATGGAACCGCACCCGGAGCGGTTGGAGCCGCGGTGTCCGCATTTTGACCGCTGCGGCGGCTGTGTGTGGCAGCACTGGCACTATGCAGGGCAGCTGCGCCATAAAACGGAGCATGTCAAGACGCTCTTGAAAGAGCACGGATTTGATCCCGTCGTTGTCCGTGATACGATCGGCATGGAGCATCCGTGGCATTACCGCAATAAAATGGAGTTTACGTTTTCTCCTGAAGGCTTGCTTGGGCTGCACGAGCAAGGAAACTTCCGGCAAATCATTTCGTTGGAAACGTGTCTCATCGCCGGGAAGAACATCGTCGAAGCAGCCATGGAAGTGGCGAGCTGGGTCCGTGATCATCGGTTGCCTGGGTATCACAAAGATACCCATGAGGGGCTGCTTCGCCACCTAATGGTGCGCGAGTCGTTTGCGACGGGGGAGGTCATGGTGGCGCTCTTTGCGACCGAGGCGCCGGAAGGGGAGCTGAAAGAAGCAGCGGCCGATTTGACGGAGCGGATCACCAAAGCGCTCCCGCAAGTGAAAAGCCTGCTTTGGCTTGAGAATCGGGCGTGGGCGGACCGCACCCAGGCGGAACAAACCCATGTGTTGGCCGGGCGCGATTTTATTTACGACGAATTGTGCGGGTTCCGCTACCGCCTTTGGTTTGATACGTTTTTCCAAACGAACCCGGTGCAGGCGGAAAAATTGGTGGAGCTGGCGCTTGAGATGGGAGAGCCGAAGCCGGATGAGAAAATGATTGATCTCTTCTGCGGGGTCGGCACGTTTTCCTTGCCGTTTGCCAAGCGGGTGAAGGCGTTGGCCGGCATTGAAATCGTCGAGACATCGATTGAATCGGCGAAGCGAAATGCGAAGGACAACGGCATTGACAATGCGTACTTTTTAGCGCGAGACGCGCGGCGCGGCATTGATGAGGTATTGGAACAGTTCGGGCGGCCGGAGCTGTTGCTTCTTGACCCACCTCGCTCAGGGGCGGGCGGGAAGGTGATGCGAAAAATCGGTCGGGCGCGGCCGGAACGGGTTGTGTATGTCTCATGCAACCCGGAGATGTTTGCGGCCGATATTACGGAATTGGTTCCGTTCGGCTATACGTTGAAAACCGTCCAGCCGGTCGATCTGTTCCCGCATACGGCGCATGTCGAGTGCTGTGCGTTGCTTGTTCGGGGAGCATGA
- a CDS encoding sporulation protein: protein MLFKKLLSSIGIGTATVDTKLAKAQYVQGETVEGIVDIRGGSVEQHIDEIYLALVTTYIREIDDKKHEEKAVLARYKVSGSLAIGPNETKTIPFQFALPYDVPVTLGTSKVWLQTGLDIKMALNPQDRDYLTIEPHPLVTAFLKAAEQLGFRLRHVQCEQAPRYWQRRLPFVQEFEFKPASGAFKGRLDELEAIFFVSERSVDVLLEIDRKARGLSGLFAEALDMDETFVRFTYSAGDIPTLPQLLADAIKKYS, encoded by the coding sequence TTGTTGTTCAAAAAACTGTTAAGTTCTATCGGCATCGGAACAGCCACTGTTGATACGAAATTAGCGAAAGCGCAATACGTCCAAGGCGAAACAGTCGAAGGGATTGTCGACATCCGCGGCGGCAGCGTCGAGCAACACATTGATGAAATTTATTTAGCGTTAGTCACGACCTACATTCGCGAAATCGATGATAAGAAACACGAAGAAAAAGCGGTGCTGGCGCGGTACAAAGTAAGCGGCTCGCTGGCAATTGGGCCGAACGAAACGAAAACGATCCCGTTTCAATTCGCCTTGCCGTACGACGTGCCGGTTACGCTCGGCACCTCGAAAGTGTGGCTGCAGACCGGTCTTGACATTAAAATGGCGCTCAATCCGCAAGACCGTGACTATCTCACCATCGAGCCGCACCCGCTTGTCACGGCGTTTCTCAAGGCAGCCGAGCAATTAGGATTCCGCCTCCGCCACGTCCAATGCGAACAAGCGCCGCGCTATTGGCAGCGGCGGCTGCCGTTTGTCCAAGAATTTGAATTCAAACCGGCAAGCGGAGCATTCAAAGGCCGCCTCGACGAATTGGAAGCCATTTTCTTTGTTTCTGAACGCAGCGTGGACGTTCTTTTAGAAATCGACCGCAAGGCCCGTGGACTTTCCGGGTTGTTCGCAGAGGCGCTCGATATGGACGAGACGTTTGTCCGATTCACATACAGCGCAGGCGACATCCCCACATTGCCGCAATTGCTGGCAGATGCGATCAAGAAGTACAGCTAG
- a CDS encoding SRPBCC family protein: MQAKPTLPEIRKTIVLNAPIEKVWKAVATSEGIAAWWMPNTFEPILGHQFVLHAGPFGDSPCKVTELDPPNRLGFDWGKDWHLTFVLKALEDGKTEFTLIHSGWNADKTTEFGQPHTVVRHIMDDGWENIVNQKLPAYIEG; this comes from the coding sequence ATGCAAGCAAAGCCGACATTGCCGGAAATCCGCAAAACGATCGTATTGAATGCCCCCATTGAAAAAGTATGGAAAGCGGTGGCGACATCCGAAGGCATTGCGGCGTGGTGGATGCCCAATACGTTTGAGCCGATTTTAGGCCACCAGTTTGTTTTGCACGCAGGGCCATTCGGCGATTCGCCATGCAAAGTGACGGAGCTCGATCCACCCAACCGCTTAGGGTTTGACTGGGGAAAAGATTGGCACCTTACGTTTGTATTAAAAGCATTAGAAGATGGAAAAACAGAATTCACCTTGATCCATTCCGGATGGAACGCAGACAAAACAACGGAATTTGGGCAGCCTCACACAGTCGTTCGCCACATTATGGATGACGGGTGGGAGAACATTGTCAACCAAAAACTTCCCGCATACATCGAAGGATAA
- a CDS encoding ArsR/SmtB family transcription factor, giving the protein MSTKNFPHTSKDKRAVSVPKHDVFHAIADPTRRQMLQLLADNELSIAAIAQFFPISRTAVNKHLHILAEAGLVSCRKAGRETRYKLEPEPLAELKTWLSFFEQYWDERLAALKHLVEADEEPS; this is encoded by the coding sequence TTGTCAACCAAAAACTTCCCGCATACATCGAAGGATAAACGGGCCGTTTCCGTGCCGAAGCACGATGTGTTTCACGCCATCGCCGATCCGACCCGCCGCCAGATGTTGCAGCTTTTGGCCGACAACGAATTGTCGATTGCCGCGATTGCCCAATTCTTTCCGATCAGCCGCACAGCCGTCAACAAACATCTTCATATACTAGCGGAAGCGGGTTTGGTCAGCTGTCGAAAAGCAGGGCGTGAAACGAGGTACAAGCTAGAGCCCGAACCTCTCGCCGAACTAAAAACATGGCTTTCTTTCTTTGAACAGTATTGGGATGAACGGCTTGCAGCTCTCAAGCATTTGGTGGAAGCGGATGAGGAGCCATCATGA